Proteins encoded together in one Mus musculus strain C57BL/6J chromosome 16, GRCm38.p6 C57BL/6J window:
- the Olfr19 gene encoding olfactory receptor 19 produces the protein MELKNDTQISKFILLGISEDPLWQPFLFGLFLFMYLVTLLGNLLIIIATITDSHLHTPMYFFLSNLSFADICFTSASIPKMLVNIQTKNKVITYEGCISQVFFFILFGVLDNFLLAVMAYDRYVAICHPLHYMVIMNCRLCGFLVLGSWVTTALNSLLQSSMALRLSFCTDLKIPHFVCELNQLVLLACNDTFPNDMVMYFAAILLGGGPLAGILYSYSKIVSSIRAISSSQGKYKAFSTCASHLSVVSLFYSTLLGVYLSSSFTQNSHSTARASVMYSVVTPMLNPFIYSLRNKDLMGALRRLLRRKS, from the coding sequence ATGGAGTTGAAAAATGACACACAAATTTCAAAATTTATTCTCCTGGGAATTTCAGAGGATCCTCTATGGCAACCTTTCCTTTTTGGACTATTTTTGTTCATGTACTTGGTCACTCTGCTTGGGAACCTTCTCATTATCATTGCCACCATTacagattcccatcttcacacacccatgtacttcttcctttccaacctgTCCTTTGCAGACATCTGCTTTACTTCTGCTAGCATCCCAAAGATGCTAGTGAATATACAGACAAAGAACAAGGTGATAACCTATGAAGGTTGCATTTCTCAAGTATTCTTTTTCATACTATTTGGAGTTTTAGATAACTTTCTTCTAGCTGTGATGGCCTATGACCGATATGTGGCAATCTGTCACCCTCTGCACTATATGGTCATCATGAACTGCCGCCTCTGTGGATTTTTAGTTTTGGGGTCTTGGGTCACAACAGCATTGAATTCCTTGCTGCAGAGTTCAATGGCACTGCGGCTGTCCTTTTGTACAGACTTGAAAATTCCCCACTTTGTTTGTGAGCTTAATCAACTGGTACTACTTGCCTGTAATGACACCTTTCCTAATGACATGGTGATGTACTTTGCAGCTATACTGCTGGGTGGTGGTCCTCTTGCTGGCATCCTTTACTCTTATTCTAAGATAGTTTCCTCCATACGTGCAATCTCATCATCACAGGGGAAGTACAAAGCATTCTCCACCTGTGCATCCCACCTCTCAGTTGTTTCATTATTCTATTCTACACTCTTGGGTGTGTATCTTAGTTCTTCTTTTACACAAAACTCACACTCAACTGCACGAGCATCTGTTATGTACAGTGTGGTCACCCCCATGTTGAACCCATTCATCTATAGTTTGAGGAATAAGGACCTAATGGGAGCTCTGAGAAGACTCTTAAGAAGGAAGTCATGA